ttgacgtaaaacttttttatcgtaaaacgtaaacttttttgacgtaaaacgtaaaaaaacggcgcgttaaaacgtaaaaattttaacgtaaaacgtaaaaaacggcgcgttaaaacgtaaaaaaaacggcgattttctgttgcgttcggttttgcgtaaaaacgtttttgtaaaaaaaattaaaccgtaaacttgttaacgtaaaccgtaaacgtTTTATCGttaaacgtaaaaacgtgaagcgtaaaaagtgttacgtaaattttttcgtaagttttacgtaaaacgtaaaaagtttttcgtaaatttttttcgtaaatttttttcgtaagtttttcgtaaaacgtaaaaagttttacgtaaaacgtaaaaagttttacgtaaacgtaaaacgtaaaaagtttttcgtaaaacgtaaaaagttttacgtaaaacgtaaaaagtttaacgtaaaacgtaaaaacttttacgtaaaacgtaaaaagtttaaatttttaacgcaaaacgtaaaaagtgtacaaaaaggggcgcgttaaaaaagtgaaaaaacggcgcgtttaaaacggcgtgtaaaaaagcgacgcattaaaaaacgtggagaaacggcgcgttttaaaaaaacgacgcttgaaaaaacggcgcgttaaaaaacttcggcaaaacggcgcgttaaaaaacttcaaaaaaacggcgcattaaaaaacttcggaaaacggcgcgttaaaacggcgtgtaaaaagcgtgtaaaaaatttggcgcgttaaaaaacgttgaaaaacggcgcgtttaaaaaaacgacgcttgaaaaaaacggcgcgttaaaaaacttcggaaaaacggcgcgtaaaaaacgtgtaaaaaaccgcgcattaaaaaaacgccgattgagaaaaacgacgacttaaaaaacggcgcgttaaaaaacgccGAGTTTGAAAAACGACGcctttaaaaaacggcgcgtaaaatcggcgcgttaaaaaacggcgcgttaaaaaacgacgTTAAAAAATCgatgcgttaaaaacggcgcgtttaaaaaaacgccgattgagaacggcgcattaaaaacggcgcgttaaaaaacggcgcgttaaaaaaacggcgcgttaaaaaacggcgttaaaaagcggcgcgttaaaaacggcgcgttaaaaaacggcgcgttaaaaaacggcgcgttagaaATGGCGTGTTAAAAaagccgattgagaaaaacgacgccttaaaaaacggcgcgcaaaaacggtgcgtaaaaaacggcgcgtgaaaaacggcgcgtaaaaaacggcgcgtaaaaaaaacggcgcgtaaaagaaaacggcgcattaaaaaacggcgttaaaaacggcgcgtcaaaaaaacgtaaaaagtttaatgtaaaacttaaattgtaaaaagtataaaaatcttttaaaaaaaatctgaatttaaaaatgtttttaataaaaaaattatgtttaaaaaataaaagtaataaaaagtaattaatgaatatgacaaaaaaggtaatttaaaattaatatatataaaaagacaaaatagagttattttacataaatacccttttggattataatattaaagacataataagacaaaaatcttttaatattaatattaactacttttaatcacatccatccatctagttgatctaagggccataaagtggttctcatggtttttacaactagaagtggtttttattttagcgatcccccctatatatatatatatatatatatatatatatatatatatatatatatatatatatatatatatatatatatatatacatacatatatatatatatatagggaaaggttaacatacaaaaaggctTATCGTACAAAATGTACGCGACGCACGTAACCCTTGGATCAGGCCAAAAATCACGCATGGATCagttaatcacgcatgggagccagttaatcacgcatgggagcaattaatcacgcatgggatcaaTTTTTTTGacctaatcacgcatgggagcttAATTACGCAAGTTATGTTGATCAAAAAAaagtgataatcacgcatgggatactaattacgcacgttataactctGTCGCGTATGATAATGTAGGATAAGtctttttgtacattatactttctcatatatatatatatatatatatatatatatgttttttttgaatggctaaacTTGCATGCCAtgaggattgaacccatgacctccacCTATTCTACACCTTATCTAACTCACCAACACCATTAGGCTATTCCcaatggatatatatatatatatgtatataaatatatatatatatatatatatatgtgtgttatttaatttttttatattaacaTACTATAAATTTGTTTTATATTAATTAAAGTAATTGTTTTCAATATATTTATGTGAAAAGCCAAATAAACATCAATCGCCAAAGTCGTCCCTGATTAAACGATactttttaactaggttaaaggTTTGAATGGAAATGGAAAAAGTGCCAAAAGTGAAGAGAAATATCGTAAATAAAAGTTGTTTTTGTATGAAACTGACAAATAAGCCAAAACCTGATTGATGATTTTGGCAATTtcctaaataaatataaataaataatagacaataaataaataaataaataaatataatggGACACTCAAACATGCACAATACTGGTAAGTTTAGATGGAATATTGTTAGACCATGGGGTGTGGGGCGTGAGTTGGGGTGACGTCAAAAATGCTGGCTAGACCACACCGGGTTAGTGTTGGCTATGGTGTTACCCTGCTGGCGTGGGGATTgagccgggggggggggggggagtgtgACATGGTTGGCTTTGATTGGCTGGTTCGATCTAGCCGTTTGGAGTATCCGTTGGGGGTGGTGGTTAGATATGGTAACtcaaatttaaaaaaacaaaaaatacatTTTTACCTATAAATACTCACCCAAGCCCAAACCAACAATTACATTTTTTCCCGTTCTTTTTCCaccaaacccaaaccaaaaaTCGAAAATGGTGCATTGGAACGAAGATGAGGAAATAGCACTAGTGACATAGATTGTGGACGCCCAACGTACCCTACAACGCGATCAAACCGCGTATTGGAGGCGAACGTTCCAACAATACCAACAACACGTCGGAAACATGCGTCACAACTTAAACGCGTGTCAACACAAATGGCCTAAGCTCAAACCGAGGTTGGATCGGTTAAAGTTTGCTTCGACCGTGTCCCTGCGAGCGACTTTACCTACGACGATCGAGTGGAGATCGCGAATATCGAGTACAGGCACGATGGGAATACGGAGTTTAAGTGGGTTCCCCACTTTAATATTTACAGgactttgtaattttttttatttttttataggaTTTAATAAgtttttttaggatttaataAGTAGGTTCTTTTTATATTTTAGGATTGTGTTTTATGTAACTATGTTTTTAAATTAATACAAGTTGTATTTTTTGTATAATTGTcaacattaaataaaaaaaaccacaTGGCATCCCATGTCGGTCTGGTCATGCCACTCCCATACCCCACTTTTTTAAGTATAGACTGATGGAGCCTATATCTTACACGTGTCGAACAATACCCCGGCCCAAACCCCTCCCCACCCCCAGTCTTAAAACAATAGAAACCATAGGCGCCCTTATCACATGAAACAAGACCCGTAAAACAAGATAAATTAAAAGAAGTGAAAGTCCTTAAAATATTATTCAAGATGTCAAGATCCTTAGTTGTTTCCTTAAAATAAAAAAGAAGTGGGCTAAAAATTAAATAAACCCATCTTAATAACTTAAACTTACTTATCCAGATAAACCCAATTCCTTAAAATAAAAAAGAAGTctgataaaaattaaataaacccATCTTAATAACTCAAACTTAATTATCCATTATAAAGCGTCGTCCGCATACAACGTATGAGAAACAATTGACCCTCCATTATAAATTCTAACCCCTTCAAATTCACCAATTCTACACGCTTTAGAAATCATACAAGCCAAAGCCTCCATAACTATAAGAAATAAAAATGGAGATAATGGGTCTCCTTGTCTCGGACCCTTATGACATTGGAACTCAAAAGTAGGAGACCCATTAACAAGCACCGCTGATCTAGCCGACTGGAGAATACCTTTAACCCACATACACCATCTCGAGGGGAACCCCATCTGACTAATAATTGAGAGTAAAAACTCCCAATTCACGTTGTCGTAGGCCTTTTCGAAATCAATTTTCAGGAGAAAAACTTGTGTTCTGTTTTTCTTAACCCATCCAATGATTTCGTTAAGGACTAAAGGCCCATCTAAAATAAATCTTTCCTTTATGAAAGCTGATTGAGAATTAGAAATCACCTTCCCAATCACCTTTTTAATTCGCGCTGCAATGACCTTGGAAATAATCTTGCTAATAACTCCAATAAGATTGATCGGCCTGTAATCTTTTAATCCCACCAGCACTTTAGTTTTTGCAATTAACGTGATAAAAGAAGTGCTGCATTCTTTGCTGATAGTACCCGACTCAAAAAAATCCGTTAAAAATCCTCACGAAATCCTCCTCAAAAAATGCGTAATAAATCTGAAATTAAAACCATCCGGGCCCGGCGTCTTGTCAGCACCGCAATCAAAAGCTGCCTCTTTGATCTCTTCTTTAGTAAAAGGCGCCATCAATTCATCTACCTTCTCCGTGGGGACCTGTTTCAAATTATCACACACAAAACTAGGTCTATGCAAATAATTTTCTTTAAAAAGATTTCTATAAATGGAGACCCAACCCCTTTTTAACAAGCAACCCCGGAATGGCATTAGATGCCTTTCTTCCTTTAATACATCTATGAAAGAAAGCCGAATTCTCATCCCTCGACAAAGCCCATTTAACTCTCGCCTTTTGATGCAAATCCCGATTTTTAAACCACATAAGATTCTCCAGATCCTTTTTACTCTCCTCCCAAACCCATATTTCCTCCTCCTCAAGACCCCGCTCCTCCGTACACCTCTCTAACTCCGCAATGTCTTGTTTAAGAAAATTAATATCTTTATCTTCTTTTTTACCCACTTTATTCCACCACTCCTTCAAATCCCTCCTAACAGCAAGTAACTTCCTTTGAAACGTCACATCTGAAGCCCCCGAATCAATACTTTTCTCCCAAGCGCCCCTAACCACATTTTCACAACCATCTCTTTCTAGCCATGAATTGAACCATTTAAAAGGCTTTGGGCCAAAATTAACATCAGCTAAAGTTAACAGAAGAGGGCAATGGTCGCTTATAACcattttgttattatttttatttctactttaaataacatcactaatcaaaattatttttttaaatatataaatcaTTGTAAGTATATATACTTGTAGATTAGAACAACCTTACATATTTAATATTGCCTTTACTCCAAAGTCCTCCAATCAAGAACTCGAATCACTAGTCTCATTTTCTTATCGTTCCATTCGCTTagcattttggttattttattttAGGGTTCTTTGCTACTTTTGGATTAACCTCTTATACCCGTGTGGTAATTCTCATGGACGTTTCTTCGCAACaagtgagtatacttgaaccccctTTTCGTTTACCacctttttggggtgtaacaagTTTATCTATGAAACTTACACTTAAACTTTATTCATAAATGCACAAACATTTCTTATACATGCTTGCATACTTGATACATTAAACTTGGGGTTATAcgttttgtgttagacttatcattaacttcgtatgaGCCCATccttgacatatatagcgctataggattagcGCACCGCCTGTAAAATTTGGGTTATGTTAAGAGCTTATTACGTTTCATCTTTGGTTTGATTAGTCGAACACATGCCGAGTTTATTGTTTATCTTGTATCAATAGCATTGCCATGTGGAATTGTTTAAAACATatctttttatgctatgtatgaaaacctgtatactcgccaatacatatttgtattgaactatactttttaacatgttacaggttgatgatgactaTGCTATGAAACTGAAGTAGTGATAATGCCTAGACACATATATAGACGTTTTAGGTTATAATACGTTGTATAACTTTCTTACTTGTTTGTTgtattgttttcttgtattgAACATGTTGTATTTCAAGTTCCATGTATTGTAACATTTTGTTATGAATGAATCAATTTATTTTAATtctattgtcacaattagcgttatgtgtgatgagcaatctttcttcgtcccactccgatgattccgccattggttggggtgtgacataggtatttttttttggggggggggttagatttttttaggtgtagtgggtttattttgttgtgttcacattggttcttgcgGTTCTTGCAATAAATGTGGTTCATttgggaacactaaaaaagtgaggAAACGGGCaacactcttaaaaattatatttaacttgttaaaaattattttttttctaaatttttttcgacgcttttttcttataaatatatgtagaaacatttttaataaaaaatcaaaaaaaacaaatataaaaaaatgtttaaaaacagttaaaaatatatatcttataaaattaacttaacatgttaaaaatcacttttttttttgaaaattttttcagCGTTTTTCCTTATAAAAGTGGTTAGAAACTATtcgaaataaaaaaaatattttttgtgaaaaaattagctttttttaacttttttatattttttgtttttgattttttttattaaaaattctTCTACAAGTATTTATAAGGAGAAGCgtcgaatttaaaaaaaaaataattttaacatgttaagttaaatttttaaaagtGTTCCCTAGTTTctcacttttttagtgtttcccaataaacctcacactatatatatatatatatatatatatatatatatatatatataggggggaGAGGgggggagaagatcatgcgagaaccgcgagaaccaatgtgaacacaacaaaaaatgcctaaaaatagctaaaaatcacacaaaatttttttttaatattttttatataaaaatcgctacttttcaaagcctaaaaaatttttttttttggccactaaaagtagcgatttgagcataaataatattaaaaaaaattagatttttttaggttttttgggggtttagtttttagcattttagcttggggggggggggggtggggggtttaggtttttgggggtgggggagggggtttaggtttttttttattttttttggggggggggggggttaggtttttttaggttttttggggttttagtttttagcatttagctttgggggggagGGGGGGAGGGTTAGGGggggtttaagtttttttttggggggggggggttaggttttttttagctattttaggttgtgttcacattggttctcaaggttctcacaataagggtggttctcgcatgagcccctccctatataggggtccgctaaaatgaaaaccacttcgagttgtaagaaccgtgagaattACAcagtacggggcgaggtggaccaatttttttttcacaaacgtagatgcgtgtattataaacacatatGTAAAAAGAATCAAAAAGAAAGTTTTTGAGCACCACAAATGTATGTTTACGGGTACGGTAAATTTTCCAGTtggatttacggtacccgtaaacacaaacttgtggtgctcaaaactacacacacgacattttttttgaatatttttacaaatgtgtttataatacacgcatctacgtttatgaaaaaaaatttggtccacctcgccccgtacggtgtagttctcacggttcttacaactcgaggtggttcttattttagcggtcccctatatatatatatatatatatatatatatatatatatatatatatatatataggtagaggatcctgtaaaaagtgttcaaagtgtgagaagtgtattataacactatatataatagtatataacaccatataaataccgtataacaatatgtaacaccatataataccatataacactatatatcattatataacaaatataacactatagtttgtctgatagcatgtctatgatagatgtatagtgttatatttgttatataatgttatatagtgttatatggtattatatgatgttacatattgttatacggtgtttatatggtgttatatagtattatatatagtgttataatacacttctcacacttctcacactttaggccctttttacactatccttaccctatatatgtTAGTTAATcgttacactatccttaccctatatatatatatatatatatatgttagttaatttttttatattaacaTACTATAAATATGTTTTATATTAATTAAAGTAATTTTTTTCAGTATATTTATGTGAAAagacaaataaacataaattgCCAAAGTCGTCCCTGATTAAATGATACTTTTTAACTAGGTTATAGGTTTGAATGGAAATGGAAAAAGTGCCAAAAGTGAAGAGAAATATCGTAAATAAAAGTTGTTTTTGTATGAAACTGACAAATAAGCCCAAACCTGAttgacgattttggcaatttcctatataaatataaataaataaataatagacaataaataaataaataaatataatggGACACTCAAACATGCACAATACTGGTAAGTTTAGATGGAATATTGTTAGACCGCGGGGTATGGGGCGTGAGTTGGGGTGGCGGAATGTGAAAAACGTTGGCTAGACCACACCGGGTTAGTGTTGGCTATGATGGTGTTACCCTGCTGGAATGAGGATTGAGTTTggcgccgggggggggggggggtgagaGTGACAGGGCTGGCTTTGATTGGCTGGTCCGATCTAGCCGTTTGGAGTATCCGTTGGGGGTGGTGGTTAGATATGGTAactcaaatttaaaaaaaaatatacatttttACCTATAAATACTCATCCAAGCCCAAAccaaaaattacatttttttccGTTCTTTTTCCaccaaacccaaaccaaaaaGTCGAAAATGGTGCATTGGAACGAAGATGAGGAAATAGCACTAGTGACATAGATTGTGGACGCCCAATGTACCCTACAACGCGGTCAAACCGCGTATTGGAGGCGAACGTTCCAACAATACCAACAACACATCGGGAACACATGTCACAACTTAAACGCGTGGCAACACAAATGGCGTAAGCTCAAACCGAGGTTGGATCGGTTAAAGTTTGCTTCAACCGTGTCCCTGCGAGCGACTTGACCAACGACGATCGAGTGGAGATCGTGAAGATCGAGTATAGGCACGATGGAAATACGGAGTTTAAGTGGGTTCCCCACTTTAATATTACAGGACTttgtaattttttaattttttttaggatttatctagttttttttaggatttaataagtaggtttttttattttttaagatttACTAGATTCTTGCCATaggccgcgcgttgcggcggcagcAACTTAGTTGTTTATAGCTAACGAcacgttatgtgatgcgttaatcaTATGAAAACGTGTGTTTCAACGTATCCAATCTAAATCAGTATAACATGTATAAGCATTGTAGTTACAAAAGAAACAGAACTGAACCCGGGTTGGTTCGTTTAGTGAGGGTTCCACATAACCACTACATCATCCTTATATTTGAATCAAGGCCTAGCAACATCAACAATCAGTGACTCGAATTATACTGTCGAATGACCAGAGTCCAGATTCGTTTCCAAATATAATTTACGTCAAAACATAGACCAACCAAAATCGTTTGCAAAAATAAGCGTGAAAACGTATTATAGTTAACCAGACTTGTTTCCGAAAAAAATTATGTCGAAACGTGAATCTATATCGTTTACACTGAAACATGAATTTATAGCCACccataaaaataaacatgaaacACATTATATTGACCCGACATGTTTCCGAAAAAATACGTGAGAAAAGTTACGTCAAAACGTGAACTTATAACGACACGTACTTAAAAATAACCAgtaaaaatatagtttttttttcttttaagctAAATAATGAAAATACGGATTAGAAAATGGATAGTCGTACACGAAAAACAAacatctacatacatacctacatataTACATTTATATTCATTCATAGGTAGATATATTTATTATCTGCATGTATAtaggaaaagaaaaaaataaataaacgaaTGTATacttgaaaagaaaaaaataaaagaaaatagaaaatagaaaaaagaaaaagattgcTGATAGAAAAAGGAAAAAAAGTATTGATACACTACTAAATGAAAAAAAGTATCACAAAAATGCAGTGGTTGGGAATTGTACCTGGGTGTGTATGTTACAACAACAAAGACTTAACCATTCATCCAACTCTCATTTTGTTACTAATTTTCAAGTcactataatatatataaataatggGTCGGTGGCTTTGATGTGACGGCCACCGACCTTTGTTTTTAAGATTATACTAGGTTTTttacccgccgcgcgttgcggcggcgccGACTCATTTTCGAACTAAATTTACATTGAAGCATAGAGCAATCCAAATTCATACCGTTGaatgaaaaatgtattatatctCGACTTGTCTCCAAACAAAATTTACGACAAAACAAAGTGCAATTCAAATCGAATGGATTAGTTCAAACGTACGTTATGTAATtagttaaccatatgaaaacacacgttTTAGCGTATCtaattgaactcaatgtaacctatataaacattgcgattggatcaaaacgtaaagtaatCGGATATTTACcatacaatcataacgtattatatgtgacccgactcatacatagaaaacgtaacggtATAAAGGAAAATTTGACATGTGTAATCAAAAGGGATTAATAAGAgattttaaaaaaaggaaaaaatgaaACCATAATTTGATTCCACTCGATTGAATACAAAATTTATGGAACATATATAAAATAAGcaaaaaaatgtattatattttacGTTAAAACATAGATCGAATCAAATTTACGCTGACACGCacataaaaatatatacataaaatTAGTATATTTCACTCAGTCAAGGTAATAATGTATTTTGAAGTAATGTATGGAGAAATGTATTTTGTCTTAATgtattaaaaatattattattattattagaatatAAAATGCAGAGAAACCTTTGTTAGTATTTTACCTTTCTAGCTTTGTTTGTTATTTACTTTTGTAGTTAAATTACGTAGTCAAGTACTCAAGTTGTTGAAATGAAGGCTGAAGCAAACAAATGACAAATGACAAAAGACATTAATAGCATACAAAAGAAAATGAGAGTAGGGTTGGTGGCATGTAGCCACCGACCTTTctctttaatatatataataataaattaagtaggttttttttatattttaggaGTGTGTTTTATGTAACTATGTTTTTAAATTAATACAAGTTGTATTTTTTTTGTATAATTATcaacattaaataaaaaaaaccacaTGGCATTCCACGCCGGCCTGGTCATGCCGCTCTCACACCCCACTTTTTAAGTATAGACTGATGAAGCCCATATTTACAACATGTCGAACAATACCCCCATCACAaacccctcccccacccccagtCTTAAAACAATAGAAACCATAGACGCCCTTATCACATGATACAAGACCCGTAAAACAAGATAAATTAAAAGACGTGAAAGACCTTAAAATATTATTCAAGATGTCAAGATCCTTAGTTGTTTCCTTAAAATAAAAAAGAGGTGGGCTAAAACTTAAATGAGGTTGGCTAAATGCACCTCCTTTTTTTTACTAATCATACCTCCTTTCTAAAAATACAGTTTAAAGGTTGTCAAATTTCACCCCTCTATATAAttcaaatattgtttttcaaGATATTTTCTCTAActagtattttattatgtttcTATAAAATATCACTACAAATTAATAAAAAAGATATTTTTTAAACAACAAAAAGTTTTAGAACTTTTTTTGAAAAAACAGttgattttatattttttatttatttcatattttagtTCTCTCATCTTTCTATTTGTATTAGTATCATTATTATATTAAAatgtattataatataattaacaacttttatttattgAAAGTAGTAAAAtgcaaaaagaaaataaaacgttAACCAGCACATTAGCTAGGTAGTAAAATGCTTTGATCAAAAATATGTAAtatcaatcaataatcaataaTCGACATAAGTTGAAATTTAATTATTGTGAGGGCATGTTATTAACTAATCAAAATTATTATCTACAAATTAAAGTGGTGATTCTCAAATATATTTATCTTCTTTTAACTCGAAAACTATATTAATTTGGTTGGCTTCAAACCTTCATTTAAatttttatgtattatttttatacaaactaaaTTCGAACTCTCACTTCAAACCGTTATGAACGAAAAAAAAATCTCACTTCAAAATTAAAATGACTCGTCTCAGTTTAAAACATatgaaaaagatttttttttttcaaataacaaaaaaaactttttaactaaaataatgttttaaaagcaaatgatagtaataataatacttaaagataacaaaatgaaaaaaaaaacaaaaacaaaagagtTTGAATTGTATTAATGTGAAAGTTAAAGGAGAGGGTACGTTTAGTAGAAAATGGGGTATATTTAGCAGCGCCCAAATTAAATAAACCCATCTTAATAACTCAAACTTAATTATCCATTCTGATTAGCCCAATAACATTTACCTTCTAAAATTTCTGATTTCCCCAAAATTGTTTAAATCTAGAACAACCATCGGCAACGAACCAGAACTCCAGAAAGACCGACCGGCAACCGGCGACCAGATCATCCCTATCCACCGGAAATCccggttatttatttatttgtttctcCTGATATTGAAATTAAATGTGTTCATGTGAAGTTTGATGGGAATGAAACTTAACGAAACTTTAGTAATACGCTTGTTATGAAGCTTGAAGTCCGATCAAAATTCTCGCGTTTTATCCTAACTATATTTCAAAAATTCTAACCCTACTCAGTTgacataaaacaaataaatagcTTCTAAATTAAGTTTGAATCGTTTATGTAGATCCCAGATGGCTTCCTCGCTGCGCCTCATTACTTCCAACCTGCTCTCAAGATCTGTTATCCCGTTTCGTCCGACCGTTGTTTCTGCGTCTCGTTATCTTAGCCACAATGCTAGTCCCCAAAGTTCTACTACTATGCCAACAGACGGTATTTTCTTTCATAACCAATAATATGTAACTCATTTGTGCTACTTTGATTATGTATGTGCACTATATATAAGTTTATTATGTGGTTCTTGTACGTTATATATTTGATGGATCTTGTTGGATTTTAGAGTTCTTTGACCAATCATGGCTAAGAATGCAAATGAGCCTGTGGCCCAAGATTTCTTCGATGTCGTTCCATATGGAGAAGACTGCTGAAGGAAGAAGCTTAACACTAAATATACCTGGGGTGGAGATGATGGAGACTAATGAAGGCCTATGTGTTTCCCTGAATATGCCAGGACTCAAAAAGGAGGACATGAAGGCATGTGTTGAACACAACACTTTGTTCATGCAAGGCAAAACAAATAACGAGTGCTACCTTGGCGGCATCAAGTTAACCGACAAGACCAGTGGTGATATGAAGGAAGAGATGGAAGATGGAATGTTAAAGATAACTCTTCCCAACAAAAAGAAGTTCAAGACTAATTTTTTCAGTTTCTGGAAAAAGTACATCATTGCTAAATTACCTGATCATTCTCCTTACTCAGgtagttattttatttttatgggATGGGCCTTCCAAGTGCGTGAGAGGGAGGGAGTACGTTTAATTCTTAGGTGTGTTGTTGATGATTTCAGATATGTTCTCCGACCTATCAATCATAGGCAAGGGATTTTGCCCTGCAATAGCTTTGTTGTC
This genomic stretch from Helianthus annuus cultivar XRQ/B chromosome 8, HanXRQr2.0-SUNRISE, whole genome shotgun sequence harbors:
- the LOC110871153 gene encoding heat shock 22 kDa protein, mitochondrial-like, coding for MASSLRLITSNLLSRSVIPFRPTVVSASRYLSHNASPQSSTTMPTDEFFDQSWLRMQMSLWPKISSMSFHMEKTAEGRSLTLNIPGVEMMETNEGLCVSLNMPGLKKEDMKACVEHNTLFMQGKTNNECYLGGIKLTDKTSGDMKEEMEDGMLKITLPNKKKFKTNFFSFWKKYIIAKLPDHSPYSDMFSDLSIIGKGFCPAIALLSPINSFSIYKEETAKSLRINMSMPGPEKMELTTQGVRVSLNMPGLKIEDVKSFFDYDTFLIEGKTNKEHYITGIHLPEGIHKKHNMIKRKMRNGMFHATLPYVEDRHRVEAN
- the LOC110870073 gene encoding uncharacterized protein LOC110870073, with protein sequence MVISDHCPLLLTLADVNFGPKPFKWFNSWLERDGCENVVRGAWEKSIDSGASDVTFQRKLLAVRRDLKEWWNKVGKKEDKDINFLKQDIAELERCTEERGLEEEEIWVWEESKKDLENLMWFKNRDLHQKARVKWALSRDENSAFFHRCIKGRKASNAIPGLLVPTEKVDELMAPFTKEEIKEAAFDCGADKTPGPDVLVGLKDYRPINLIGVISKIISKVIAARIKKVIGKVISNSQSAFIKERFILDGPLVLNEIIGWVKKNRTQVFLLKIDFEKAYDNVNWEFLLSIISQMGFPSRWCMWVKGILQSARSAVLVNGSPTFEFQCHKGPRQGDPLSPFLFLIVMEALACMISKACRIGEFEGVRIYNGGSIVSHTLYADDAL